A portion of the Cryptomeria japonica chromosome 5, Sugi_1.0, whole genome shotgun sequence genome contains these proteins:
- the LOC131031049 gene encoding F-box protein At5g39450 — protein sequence MGQESTQTFEINGDNGNTINGVCGASLLHELPDDVLSLVSKALQPRDLCNMSLSCKRLNVMVNSDKVWWQQCLQVAENGPDNLQAWRNFVSSYKVICRFLLGVKHLIGIWVHQNPELGNMVYVMWGFLSVVGCRIIPQELGSQGFESGLLWAPVFEVICNWDGSLVFFLHGREKDKDYCYPGSLKPAKDDCNVLLLEVKPFRQSVLKENLPLIQDRKWSPPENIASSSGEPYLNGTTSRLGSKKFMGQRIMETNSMQLRSKDSDSIQFSRLGFGDRRRLLELVAHRVRLKVPPPVSGPLFPGAGIGSSLDKADASKDLLLLSERRSLMILMHKHGDPNGKKPFSGSQYEGIQSEIALKILCHVSESQDLQAAKDSQGFDSVKGKSILQGPSTSSTKWTVSGWEPTKKQSFAKFIKERMKQIIGVGAGIQDGERGNSSCSGDNKRVQLQEFLKLGDTVGLCLHASCLKLSMYRAWPIMHDNRFALYKMPEQKPEKGREYAGLWGGTFGWPPGRPPEDKPGKALFFLLLSYEKTDEGWILIATKILEGTHYVLHPNGSAMFTARVDELSSERFPWEGDRDDSPVEIVCVYKGEGIANGYGFRYPGSKPGDLFVCQKGLLAFVWRESKSVLTLQRLDLQALLRDGERVATLPPVANFAYLTKSYSNVFAGYSGLTTTGSATRSKTTP from the coding sequence ATGGGGCAAGAGAGCACACAGACGTTTGAGATCAATGGTGACAATGGTAATACGATTAATGGGGTGTGTGGTGCAAGCTTGCTTCATGAGTTGCCCGATGATGTGTTGTCTCTTGTATCCAAAGCACTGCAGCCCAGAGACTTGTGCAATATGAGCCTGAGTTGTAAGAGGTTGAACGTGATGGTTAATTCGGACAAGGTCTGGTGGCAACAATGCCTGCAGGTAGCTGAGAATGGTCCAGACAACCTGCAGGCTTGGAGGAATTTTGTTTCCTCTTACAAAGTCATTTGCAGGTTTCTTCTAGGAGTGAAACATCTGATAGGCATTTGGGTGCACCAGAATCCGGAGCTTGGCAACATGGTGTATGTTATGTGGGGTTTTCTTTCAGTAGTTGGGTGTAGAATTATACCTCAGGAGCTGGGTTCTCAAGGGTTTGAGAGTGGTCTGCTATGGGCACCGGTGTTTGAAGTTATTTGCAACTGGGATGGTTCTTTGGTCTTCTTTTTGCATGGACGAGAAAAGGATAAGGATTATTGCTATCCTGGTTCTCTGAAGCCTGCAAAGGACGATTGCAATGTGTTGTTGCTGGAAGTTAAGCCGTTTCGGCAATCTGTCTTGAAGGAAAATCTGCCTCTCATTCAAGACAGAAAATGGTCGCCCCCTGAAAATATAGCATCTTCATCAGGTGAACCATATCTGAATGGAACAACATCTAGATTAGGATCAAAAAAATTTATGGGGCAGAGAATTATGGAAACCAATTCGATGCAACTAAGAAGTAAGGATAGTGACTCCATTCAATTTAGTCGGTTAGGTTTTGGAGACAGGAGAAGATTATTGGAACTCGTTGCTCATCGTGTGCGATTGAAAGTGCCTCCTCCTGTCAGTGGTCCTTTGTTCCCTGGAGCAGGGATTGGCAGTAGTCTAGACAAGGCAGATGCTTCAAAGGATTTGTTGCTTTTGTCAGAACGCAGGTCTCTTATGATTCTTATGCATAAACATGGCGATCCCAATGGTAAGAAACCATTTTCTGGATCACAATATGAAGGTATACAGTCAGAGATTGCTTTGAAGATTCTCTGTCATGTGTCAGAATCCCAGGATTTGCAGGCAGCTAAAGATAGTCAAGGATTTGATTCAGTCAAAGGAAAAAGCATTTTACAGGGTCCGAGCACTTCAAGCACTAAATGGACTGTGTCTGGTTGGGAACCAACAAAGAAACAGAGTTTTGCAAAGTTTATTAAGGAGAGGATGAAGCAGATAATTGGTGTGGGTGCAGGTATACAGGATGGTGAAAGAGGAAATTCCTCTTGTAGTGGAGATAATAAGCGTGTGCAATTGCAAGAGTTTTTAAAGTTAGGTGACACTGTGGGGCTCTGTCTCCATGCATCGTGTTTAAAGCTGTCTATGTATCGCGCATGGCCGATTATGCATGACAATCGCTTTGCCTTGTACAAGATGCCTGAGCAGAaacctgagaaaggaagagaatatGCAGGACTTTGGGGTGGAACTTTTGGATGGCCTCCAGGGCGACCACCTGAAGATAAACCTGGTAAGGCTTTGTTTTTCCTACTACTCTCATATGAAAAAACAGATGAAGGGTGGATTCTGATTGCAACCAAGATACTGGAGGGTACCCACTATGTTCTTCATCCAAATGGTTCTGCCATGTTCACAGCCAGAGTGGATGAGCTATCTTCAGAAAGATTTCCATGGGAAGGTGATAGGGATGATTCTCCAGTAGAAATTGTTTGTGTATACAAGGGAGAGGGTATAGCCAATGGATATGGATTTCGGTATCCTGGTTCAAAACCAGGCGATCTGTTTGTGTGTCAGAAGGGCCTTTTAGCATTTGTTTGGAGGGAATCAAAATCTGTATTGACTCTTCAGAGGCTGGACCTGCAGGCATTGTTAAGGGATGGGGAGAGAGTGGCTACTTTACCTCCAGTTGCAAACTTTGCTTATCTCACTAAGTCTTATTCAAATGTTTTTGCGGGTTATTCTGGGTTAACAACTACTGGATCTGCAACAAGGTCAAAGACAACCCCTTAG